In a genomic window of Gossypium arboreum isolate Shixiya-1 chromosome 9, ASM2569848v2, whole genome shotgun sequence:
- the LOC108455503 gene encoding 3,9-dihydroxypterocarpan 6A-monooxygenase, with the protein MAPTLSICLTDYFHHLLILIISTLFLLFLVKSFRNFKSKSKYPPTPPAFPIIGHIHLLKSGLPTSFQSLARIYGPIMQIRVGAANFVVASDAKSAQQILRTFDADFASKFQPGPTNYHIYEDSSFVNAPYGAYWRFMKKLCMTKLFTGSQLDRFNGIREQETSKLLKSLLNKSKAGEPCDLAAEVTELTNNMIYRMAMGRRCSNYPNQAAKIRRFITDSMKYAAKFHFGEVFGPLKKFDLFGNGKRLKLTLKGYDQMIEQIMKDYQDNDLETSENDDEKDVMDILLESYKDTNAEVKLTRDQIKNFFMELFMAGVDTTAAAIRWAIAELINHPNIFKILREELDSVVGNNRLIKESDVPKLPYLQAVVKETLRLHPPGPLLRRVPNKDSKINGFDLKKGTRVFINVYMIMRDPNCYKEPEKFMPERFLGNSTEMKGQDFHYLPFGSGRRACPGASHAMFVMHATIGALTQCFNWKVKEAEKVDTEAAGTGYSGAFAVPLLCYPNTRFYPFQE; encoded by the exons ATGGCGCCTACTCTTTCTATCTGCCTCACCGACTACTTCCACCACCTCTTAATCCTCATCATTTCTACTCTTTTCCTACTTTTCTTGGTTAAGTCTTTCAGAAATTTCAAGTCCAAATCAAAGTATCCGCCCACCCCTCCAGCTTTTCCCATCATCGGTCACATTCATCTCTTAAAATCTGGATTGCCTACATCTTTCCAATCTCTAGCCCGAATATACGGTCCCATAATGCAGATACGGGTCGGAGCTGCTAACTTCGTTGTGGCCTCGGATGCAAAATCAGCTCAACAAATTTTGAGAACATTTGACGCTGATTTTGCCTCCAAGTTCCAACCCGGTCCCACTAATTACCACATATATGAAGACAGTTCTTTCGTTAATGCTCCTTATGGTGCTTATTGGAGATTCATGAAGAAATTATGTATGACTAAACTGTTTACGGGTTCGCAGCTCGATCGGTTCAACGGTATTCGAGAGCAAGAGACTAGCAAACTCTTAAAATCGCTGCTGAACAAGTCTAAAGCAGGGGAGCCATGTGACTTGGCTGCAGAGGTAACTGAGCTGACAAATAACATGATTTATAGAATGGCAATGGGAAGGAGATGTTCAAACTATCCTAACCAAGCTGCAAAAATCAGAAGATTTATTACAGATTCCATGAAATATGCGGCAAAGTTTCATTTTGGAGAAGTGTTTGGGCCTTTGAAGAAATTCGACCTATTCGGTAATGGAAAGAGGCTTAAGTTGACTCTAAAGGGTTATGATCAAATGATAGAGCAGATTATGAAGGATTATCAAGATAATGATCTGGAAACTAGtgaaaatgatgatgaaaaagatGTGATGGATATTTTGTTGGAGAGTTACAAAGACACAAATGCTGAAGTGAAGTTGACTAGGGATCAGATCAAGAACTTTTTCATG GAATTGTTTATGGCTGGTGTGGATACAACAGCGGCGGCAATACGATGGGCAATTGCGGAGCTTATCAACCATCCCAACATATTCAAAATCCTTAGAGAAGAGCTCGACTCAGTTGTGGGGAACAACAGACTAATCAAAGAATCTGATGTGCCAAAACTCCCTTACTTGCAAGCAGTAGTGAAGGAAACCCTAAGACTACACCCTCCAGGGCCCTTACTCCGCCGGGTTCCAAACAAAGATAGCAAAATCAACGGCTTCGATCTCAAGAAAGGGACTAGAGTTTTCATTAACGTCTACATGATCATGAGGGATCCCAATTGCTATAAGGAACCTGAAAAGTTCATGCCTGAGCGCTTCTTAGGCAACAGTACTGAAATGAAGGGCCAGGATTTTCATTACCTTCCCTTTGGCAGTGGAAGGAGAGCCTGTCCTGGTGCATCTCATGCTATGTTTGTGATGCATGCCACCATTGGAGCCCTTACACAATGCTTTAATTGGAAAGTGAAAGAGGCGGAGAAAGTTGATACTGAAGCAGCTGGAACTGGTTATTCGGGTGCATTTGCAGTTCCTCTCCTGTGTTATCCCAATACCCGTTTTTATCCTTTTCAGGAATGA
- the LOC108456441 gene encoding 3,9-dihydroxypterocarpan 6A-monooxygenase yields MVDSQEYILLFLIWFITIFFLRAILSNSRGKKPHLPPTPRALPVIGHMHLLGPIPHQALNKLSDRFGPLVYFYIGSKPCLLVSSQETAKEVFKNHETTFLNRPKMVNLDYLTYGTADMAMAPYGPLWKYMKKLCMSELLGTRTLDQLLPVRREEMTRFVRLIQDKAKTGEALDVGVELMRLTNNIISRMLLSKRCSDKEDEANEVQTIVKEMNKLGTKFNLSDLLWFCKNLDLQGFRKRLKDVRDRYDILMEKIILEHKEARKKNKSTAADTVKDVLDILIGISEDQNAEMKLTAENVKAFVMNFFGAGTDTSSVTIGWGIAELINHPNVMEKVQTEIDSVVGRNRILEESDISNLPYLQAIVKETLRLHPGGPLVVRESTEDCVIGGYEIPEGTRLFVNVWALGRDPNQWENPLEFLPERFLSEEWRQGKNQFLDVRGQHFNLLPFGSGRRSCPGASLALQVVPTVLGIMVQCFDWKVRDGANGTVNMEEKAGMTLLRAHPLVCHPVTRLSPFPAL; encoded by the exons ATGGTTGATTCACAAGAATACATTCTTCTCTTCCTTATCTGGTTCATAACCATCTTCTTTCTCCGAGCCATCCTTAGCAACTCACGAGGGAAAAAACCCCATCTTCCACCCACCCCACGTGCCCTTCCAGTTATTGGACACATGCACCTCCTTGGCCCCATACCTCACCAAGCTCTTAACAAACTTTCAGACCGCTTTGGACCTTTGGTCTACTTCTACATCGGATCAAAGCCTTGTCTGCTTGTGTCTTCCCAAGAAACCGCAAAAGAAGTATTTAAAAACCATGAAACTACTTTCTTAAACCGCCCAAAAATGGTCAATCTTGATTACCTTACATATGGTACTGCTGATATGGCCATGGCACCTTATGGTCCCCTTTGGAAGTACATGAAGAAACTTTGCATGTCTGAACTTTTGGGGACTCGAACCTTGGACCAACTCCTTCCCGTCAGACGTGAGGAGATGACTAGATTTGTAAGATTAATACAAGACAAAGCTAAGACAGGTGAAGCACTTGATGTTGGAGTGGAACTGATGAGGCTGACCAACAACATAATATCAAGAATGCTACTTAGTAAGAGGTGTTCAGATAAAGAAGATGAAGCCAATGAAGTGCAGACAATAGTGAAAGAGATGAACAAACTTGGCACAAAGTTTAATCTATCGGATTTACTTTGGTTTTGTAAAAATTTAGATCTGCAAGGGTTTAGGAAAAGGCTCAAGGATGTTCGAGATAGATATGATATTCTGATGGAGAAAATCATATTGGAACACAAGGAAGCAAGAAAGAAGAATAAATCGACTGCAGCTGACACTGTGAAAGATGTACTTGATATTTTGATCGGAATATCAGAAGACCAAAATGCTGAGATGAAATTGACCGCAGAGAATGTAAAAGCATTCGTTATG aatttttttggGGCTGGGACAGATACATCCTCGGTTACAATAGGATGGGGAATAGCAGAGCTTATTAATCACCCAAATGTGATGGAGAAAGTACAAACGGAGATTGACTCTGTGGTTGGAAGGAACAGAATACTGGAAGAATCTGACATATCAAACCTCCCATATCTGCAAGCTATAGTAAAAGAAACATTAAGGCTTCATCCTGGTGGACCATTAGTTGTGAGAGAGTCAACAGAAGATTGTGTCATTGGTGGTTATGAGATTCCGGAAGGTACCAGGCTCTTTGTCAATGTGTGGGCTCTTGGTAGGGACCCCAATCAATGGGAGAACCCCCTTGAGTTCTTACCAGAACGATTTCTTAGTGAAGAGTGGAGGCAAGGCAAGAACCAGTTTTTGGATGTGAGGGGACAACACTTCAACCTGTTGCCATTTGGGAGTGGAAGAAGAAGCTGCCCTGGAGCTTCGCTGGCACTACAGGTTGTCCCAACAGTCCTTGGCATAATGGTACAATGCTTTGATTGGAAGGTTAGAGATGGAGCAAATGGCACTGTTAATATGGAGGAAAAAGCTGGAATGACTCTTCTTAGAGCTCATCCATTGGTTTGTCACCCAGTCACAAGGCTATCTCCATTTCCAGCGCTATGA